From a single Paraburkholderia largidicola genomic region:
- a CDS encoding BufA1 family periplasmic bufferin-type metallophore, whose translation MSTKATVSSTLLAGVVASLLASVAHAAPLTKAEEGAAIAAHKEKCYGVALKGQNDCAAGPGTTCQGTSAMDFQGNSWKFVQGGTCTSIEVPGGGHGSLTPIKS comes from the coding sequence ATGTCCACAAAAGCCACTGTTAGTTCCACCCTGCTCGCTGGCGTCGTTGCGAGCCTGCTCGCATCAGTCGCCCATGCAGCACCGCTCACAAAAGCGGAAGAAGGCGCAGCCATTGCGGCCCACAAGGAAAAGTGCTACGGCGTCGCACTGAAGGGGCAGAACGATTGCGCCGCCGGTCCCGGCACGACGTGCCAGGGAACGTCGGCAATGGACTTCCAGGGTAACTCGTGGAAGTTCGTTCAAGGCGGCACCTGTACGAGCATCGAAGTGCCGGGCGGTGGCCATGGCTCGCTCACGCCAATAAAGTCCTGA
- the bufB gene encoding MNIO family bufferin maturase: MAVCDPDCSSGVTRRAQAPVGTSFKHEHLSAILADGLEDGFFEVHAENYMGAGGPPHRALTAIREAYPLSLHGVCMSIGGPGALDLSHLARFRDLVTRYEPMLVSEHLAWSSHGGTFFNDLLPLPYTQATLEHVCEHIDQVQDAIKRPLLLENPSTYVAFASSTLSETEFIRAVVQRTGCGLLLDLNNVFVSATNHGFSAEAYLAGLPLEQVGELHLAGHSEQRDDENELLLIDSHDCAISDPVWRLYRDLVTRIGPRPTLIEWDSKLPAWPVLRAQALSARHIMAEQDVSLVEEVSHAG, translated from the coding sequence ATGGCGGTTTGCGACCCTGACTGTTCTAGTGGCGTGACGCGTCGCGCTCAAGCGCCTGTCGGAACGAGTTTCAAGCATGAACACCTGAGCGCGATTCTCGCGGACGGCCTGGAGGATGGCTTCTTCGAAGTTCACGCCGAGAACTATATGGGCGCCGGTGGCCCACCCCACCGGGCGCTTACGGCAATTCGCGAAGCCTACCCGCTCTCCCTTCACGGCGTGTGCATGTCGATCGGCGGACCAGGAGCACTGGACCTCTCGCATCTCGCGCGCTTTCGCGATCTGGTGACGCGCTATGAACCCATGCTGGTGTCCGAACACCTCGCGTGGTCATCACACGGCGGCACATTCTTCAACGACCTCCTGCCGTTGCCGTACACGCAAGCAACGCTCGAGCACGTATGCGAACACATCGATCAGGTCCAGGACGCGATCAAACGCCCCCTCCTTCTTGAGAATCCGTCGACCTATGTCGCGTTCGCATCCTCGACATTGAGCGAAACCGAATTCATCCGCGCAGTCGTTCAGCGTACCGGCTGCGGCCTGTTGCTGGACCTCAACAACGTCTTTGTTTCGGCGACCAATCACGGCTTTTCCGCCGAGGCGTATCTCGCCGGACTACCGCTTGAACAGGTGGGCGAATTGCACCTGGCCGGACATAGCGAGCAGCGCGACGACGAAAACGAACTGCTGCTCATCGATAGCCACGACTGCGCCATCTCCGATCCCGTCTGGCGTCTCTATCGGGATCTCGTTACGCGAATCGGCCCACGGCCTACGCTGATCGAATGGGACAGCAAGCTTCCCGCATGGCCGGTGCTGCGGGCTCAGGCTCTATCCGCGCGGCACATCATGGCGGAACAAGACGTGTCACTCGTCGAGGAGGTCAGCCATGCAGGCTGA
- a CDS encoding DUF1109 domain-containing protein, with translation MRTDDLVGLLSTGITPLRRGTAARRFGISLPIATLGATALMAMVFGVRPDLAAVAKTPIFWEKLAFPLCLAIGALIATVRLARPGAKVGAGWPFMTTPVLVVWIAAVVTVVTAAPEDRLPALLGHSWRSCPFNILLLAVPGFIAVFWAVKGLAPTSPRLAGAACGLLASSIATVAYCFHCPEMSPAFWSVWYVAGMLLPAAFGAVLGPKLLRW, from the coding sequence ATGAGAACAGATGATCTTGTCGGATTGCTCTCGACCGGCATAACACCTTTGCGAAGAGGCACCGCAGCCCGTCGCTTCGGCATCTCACTGCCTATCGCCACGCTTGGCGCAACGGCATTAATGGCTATGGTGTTTGGCGTTCGCCCCGATCTGGCCGCCGTCGCCAAGACCCCGATCTTCTGGGAGAAGCTCGCGTTCCCACTATGCCTCGCAATCGGTGCCCTGATTGCGACCGTTCGGCTGGCGCGCCCCGGCGCCAAGGTTGGAGCCGGATGGCCCTTCATGACGACTCCGGTGCTAGTCGTCTGGATCGCTGCAGTCGTGACTGTCGTCACCGCGGCGCCGGAAGACCGGCTGCCTGCGCTACTCGGGCACTCGTGGCGGTCATGTCCGTTCAATATTCTTCTGCTCGCCGTTCCAGGCTTCATCGCCGTATTCTGGGCCGTCAAAGGTCTGGCACCCACGAGCCCACGGCTTGCGGGCGCTGCCTGCGGGCTGCTCGCGAGTTCGATCGCCACAGTCGCGTACTGCTTTCATTGTCCTGAGATGAGTCCGGCGTTCTGGAGCGTTTGGTATGTGGCTGGCATGTTGCTCCCAGCCGCGTTCGGGGCGGTGCTTGGTCCCAAACTCCTTCGCTGGTGA